From the genome of Salvia miltiorrhiza cultivar Shanhuang (shh) unplaced genomic scaffold, IMPLAD_Smil_shh original_scaffold_233, whole genome shotgun sequence, one region includes:
- the LOC131003613 gene encoding inositol hexakisphosphate and diphosphoinositol-pentakisphosphate kinase VIP2-like isoform X1 — protein MVGGGVSRKKVTIGVCVMEKKVKCGSEAFSGPMLQILERLQAFGEFDIVHFGDKVILEEPIERWPICDCLIAFYSTGYPLEKAEAYATLRKPFLVNELGEQHLLHDRRRVYERLEMFGINVPRYALVNREFPNQELDFFVEEEDFVEVHGNRFWKPFVEKPIHGDDHSIMIYYPSSAGGGMKELFRKVGNRSSEFHPDVRRVRREGSYIYEEFMPTGGTDVKVYTVGPEYAHAEARKSPVVDGVVMRNPDGKEVRYPVLLTPIEKEMAREVCIAFRQAVCGFDLLRCEGRSYVCDVNGWSFVKNSYKYYDDAACVLRKMFLDAKAPHLSSTIPPVLPWKVSEPTQPTDGLTRQGSGIIGTFGQSEELRCVIAIVRHGDRTPKQKVKLRVTEEKLLNLMLKYNGGKPRAETKLKTAVQLQDLLDATRILVPRVRPDQESDSEAEDIEHAEKLRLVKAVLEEGGHFSGIYRKVQLKPLNWVKVAKANGEGEEERPTEALMILKYGGVLTHAGRKQAEELGRYFRNNMYPGEGTGLLRLHSTYRHDLKIYSSDEGRVQMSAAAFAKGLLDLEGQLTPILVSLVSKDSSMLDGLENASSEMVEAKAKLNEIITSENTTESTDPPEEKPWMVDGCGVPPNASQLLPEIVKLTKKLTEQVRLLAKDENEELAGKTSYDVILPYDQAKALGKTSMDVDRIAAGLPCGSEGFLLMLARWRKLAMDLYNERRERFDITQIPDVYDSSKYDLLHNGHLKLEGLYELFKVAQLLADGVIPNEYGINPKQKLKIGSKIARRLLGKILIDLRNTREEAISIAELKSSQDSNAEVPSIVREDSDSQIKSQSKIELAAKGSLSSEKSMDQDDDDDKEPKYRLDPKVSICIAYANVRTPERHVRTRLYFTSESHIHSLMNVLRYCNMDESLQGEPSLVCDSTLERLCRTKELDYMSYIVFRLFENTEVALEDPKRFRVEMTFSRGADLSPLEQNDDTSSWHQEHTLAINGPERLQEVGSYLTFERMERMIRPFAMPAEDFPPPTIPQGFSGYFSKSAAVLERLVNLWPFNRNSSHTNGK, from the exons ATGGTGGGTGGCGGTGTTTCTCGCAAGAAGGTTACGATAGGAGTGTGTGTTATGGAAAAGAAGGTGAAATGCGGCTCCGAG GCTTTTTCTGGGCCGATGCTGCAGATTTTGGAGAGGCTGCAGGCATTTGGAGAATTCGAT ATTGTGCATTTTGGGGACAAGGTAATCCTTGAAGAACCTATTGAAAG ATGGCCTATATGTGACTGCTTGATTGCCTTCTATTCGACTGGGTATCCTCTGGAGAAGGCTGAAGCATATGCTACTCTAAGAAA GCCTTTTCTTGTAAACGAACTGGGGGAACAACATCTTCTTCATGATCGGAGGAGAGTGTATGAG AGACTTGAAATGTTTGGAATTAATGTTCCAAGATATGCCCTAGTGAACAGAGAGTTTCCCAATCAAGAGCTGGATTTTTTTGTTGAGGAGGAGGATTTTGTTGAAGTTCACGGCAATCGGTTCTGGAAGCCTTTTGTGGAAAAGCCAATTCATG GTGATGATCACAGTATAATGATATATTACCCTAGTTCAGCTGGTGGGGGAATGAAGGAATTGTTTAGAAAG GTTGGTAATCGGTCAAGTGAATTTCATCCAGATGTGAGAAGAGTGAGACGTGAAGGGTCTTATATATATGAGGAATTTATGCCCACTGGAGGCACAGATGTAAAG GTGTACACAGTGGGTCCCGAATATGCTCATGCAGAGGCAAGGAAATCTCCAGTGGTTGATGGTGTAGTTATGAGAAACCCTGATGGTAAAGAA GTTAGATATCCTGTTCTGCTCACTCCTATTGAGAAAGAAATGGCTCGAGAGGTCTGCATCGCATTTAGGCAAGCT GTTTGTGGCTTCGATCTCTTGCGCTGTGAGGGGCGTTCCTATGTTTGTGATGTCAATGGATGGAGCTTCGTCAAGAACTCTTACAA ATATTATGATGATGCTGCATGTGTTCTGAGGAAAATGTTTCTCGATGCTAAAGCTCCACATCTTTCATCAACAATTCCTCCAGTTCTACCTTGGAAGGTTAGCGAACCAACTCAGCCCACTGATGGCCTAACACGTCAGGGAAGTGGGATAATCGGAACTTTTGGGCAGTCTGAAGAACTGCGTTGCGTGATTGCCATTGTTCGTCA TGGTGACAGAACTCCGAAACAGAAAGTGAAGTTGCGAGTTACTGAGGAAAAACTTTTGAATTTGATGTTGAAGTATAACGGGGGGAAACCTAGAGCAGAG ACAAAGCTCAAAACTGCTGTTCAACTGCAAGATCTTTTGGATGCGACACGAATTTTAGTTCCTCGTGTTAG ACCCGATCAAGAGAGTGATAGTGAAGCTGAAGACATCGAGCATGCTGAAAAGCTTCGGCTAGTGAAAGCCGTGCTTGAGGAG GGGGGGCATTTCTCTGGCATTTATCGCAAAGTCCAACTTAAGCCATTAAACTGGGTCAAAGTGGCGAAAGCAAATGGCGAAGGGGAAGAGGAAAGGCCTACTGAGGCCCTCATGATTCTCAAATACGGCGGTGTCCTTACGCATGCTGGTAGAAAGCAG GCTGAAGAACTAGGACGGTATTTCCGGAACAATATGTATCCAG GTGAAGGTACGGGCCTGCTTCGCCTCCACAGTACATATCGCCATGATTTAAAGATATACAGCTCAGACGAAGGCCGCGTGCAG ATGTCTGCAGCTGCTTTTGCTAAAGGTCTTCTAGACTTGGAAGGGCAATTGACACCGATCTTG GTTTCGCTTGTCAGTAAAGACTCTTCTATGTTGGACGGATTGGAAAATGCCAGTTCCGAGATGGTAGAAGCTAAG GCCAAACTAAACGAGATTATAACTTCTGAAAATACGACCGAGAGCACTGACCCGCCAGAAGAAAAGCCTTGGATGGTAGATGGGTGTGGAGTTCCTCCAAATGCGTCCCAACTTCTTCCCGAAATT GTGAAGTTAACAAAGAAGCTCACTGAGCAAGTAAGACTTCTAGCCAAGGATGAGAATGAGGAGCTCGCTGGGAAGACCTCTTACGATGTGATTCTTCCGTACGATCAAGCAAAGGCACTTGGCAAGACGAGTATGGATGTTGATCGAATCGCTGCTGGCTTACCTTGTGGCAGCGAGGGATTTCTTCTCATGCTTGCTCGGTGGAGAAAACTCGCGATGGATTTGTATAACGAACGCAGAGA GCGGTTTGACATTACACAAATACCAGATGTTTATGACTCGAGCAA ATACGATCTCTTGCACAATGGACATCTAAAATTAGAAGGCCTATACGAACTTTTCAAAGTGGCGCAG TTACTTGCAGATGGTGTTATTCCGAACGAGTATGGAATCAACCCAAAACAGAAATTGAAAATTGGATCCAAG ATTGCTCGTCGTTTGTTGGGGAAGATCTTGATCGATCTGCGAAACACGCGTGAAGAAGCGATCAGCATTGCCGAGTTGAAGAGCAGCCAAGATAGCAATGCAGAAGTCCCTAGCATTGTAAGAGAAGATTCAGATAGTCAAATAAAATCTCAAAGTAAAATCGAACTCGCGGCGAAAGGTAGTCTCAGCAGTGAGAAATCCATGGATCAAGATGATGACGACGACAAAGAACCCAAGTACCGATTGGACCCCAAAGTAAGTATTTGCATAGC GTATGCAAATGTAAGAACACCGGAACGACACGTGCGGACGCGCCTATATTTTACATCG GAATCCCATATCCATTCCTTGATGAACGTCCTTCGCTACTGCAACATGGACGAGTCTCTCCAAGGAGAACCGAGTCTCGTGTGTGACAGCACCTTGGAGCGCTTGTGTCGGACAAAGGAGCTTGACTACATGAGTTACATTGTGTTCAGGTTATTTGAGAACACAGAG GTGGCATTGGAAGATCCAAAAAGATTCCGCGTGGAAATGACCTTTAGCCGAGGTGCAGACTTATCCCCTTTGGAG CAAAATGATGACACGTCTTCGTGGCATCAAGAGCACACGTTGGCCATAAATGGCCCTGAGCGGCTGCAAGAAGTGGGATCATACTTGACATTCGAGAGGATGGAGAGGATGATCCGGCCCTTCGCAATGCCAGCAGAAGATTTCCCTCCTCCCACGATTCCTCAAGGATTCTCCGGCTACTTCTCCAAGAGCGCGGCTGTTTTGGAACGCCTCGTTAATCTTTGGCCCTTCAACAGGAACTCATCACACACCAACGGGAAGTAG
- the LOC131003613 gene encoding inositol hexakisphosphate and diphosphoinositol-pentakisphosphate kinase VIP2-like isoform X2 gives MVGGGVSRKKVTIGVCVMEKKAFSGPMLQILERLQAFGEFDIVHFGDKVILEEPIERWPICDCLIAFYSTGYPLEKAEAYATLRKPFLVNELGEQHLLHDRRRVYERLEMFGINVPRYALVNREFPNQELDFFVEEEDFVEVHGNRFWKPFVEKPIHGDDHSIMIYYPSSAGGGMKELFRKVGNRSSEFHPDVRRVRREGSYIYEEFMPTGGTDVKVYTVGPEYAHAEARKSPVVDGVVMRNPDGKEVRYPVLLTPIEKEMAREVCIAFRQAVCGFDLLRCEGRSYVCDVNGWSFVKNSYKYYDDAACVLRKMFLDAKAPHLSSTIPPVLPWKVSEPTQPTDGLTRQGSGIIGTFGQSEELRCVIAIVRHGDRTPKQKVKLRVTEEKLLNLMLKYNGGKPRAETKLKTAVQLQDLLDATRILVPRVRPDQESDSEAEDIEHAEKLRLVKAVLEEGGHFSGIYRKVQLKPLNWVKVAKANGEGEEERPTEALMILKYGGVLTHAGRKQAEELGRYFRNNMYPGEGTGLLRLHSTYRHDLKIYSSDEGRVQMSAAAFAKGLLDLEGQLTPILVSLVSKDSSMLDGLENASSEMVEAKAKLNEIITSENTTESTDPPEEKPWMVDGCGVPPNASQLLPEIVKLTKKLTEQVRLLAKDENEELAGKTSYDVILPYDQAKALGKTSMDVDRIAAGLPCGSEGFLLMLARWRKLAMDLYNERRERFDITQIPDVYDSSKYDLLHNGHLKLEGLYELFKVAQLLADGVIPNEYGINPKQKLKIGSKIARRLLGKILIDLRNTREEAISIAELKSSQDSNAEVPSIVREDSDSQIKSQSKIELAAKGSLSSEKSMDQDDDDDKEPKYRLDPKVSICIAYANVRTPERHVRTRLYFTSESHIHSLMNVLRYCNMDESLQGEPSLVCDSTLERLCRTKELDYMSYIVFRLFENTEVALEDPKRFRVEMTFSRGADLSPLEQNDDTSSWHQEHTLAINGPERLQEVGSYLTFERMERMIRPFAMPAEDFPPPTIPQGFSGYFSKSAAVLERLVNLWPFNRNSSHTNGK, from the exons ATGGTGGGTGGCGGTGTTTCTCGCAAGAAGGTTACGATAGGAGTGTGTGTTATGGAAAAGAAG GCTTTTTCTGGGCCGATGCTGCAGATTTTGGAGAGGCTGCAGGCATTTGGAGAATTCGAT ATTGTGCATTTTGGGGACAAGGTAATCCTTGAAGAACCTATTGAAAG ATGGCCTATATGTGACTGCTTGATTGCCTTCTATTCGACTGGGTATCCTCTGGAGAAGGCTGAAGCATATGCTACTCTAAGAAA GCCTTTTCTTGTAAACGAACTGGGGGAACAACATCTTCTTCATGATCGGAGGAGAGTGTATGAG AGACTTGAAATGTTTGGAATTAATGTTCCAAGATATGCCCTAGTGAACAGAGAGTTTCCCAATCAAGAGCTGGATTTTTTTGTTGAGGAGGAGGATTTTGTTGAAGTTCACGGCAATCGGTTCTGGAAGCCTTTTGTGGAAAAGCCAATTCATG GTGATGATCACAGTATAATGATATATTACCCTAGTTCAGCTGGTGGGGGAATGAAGGAATTGTTTAGAAAG GTTGGTAATCGGTCAAGTGAATTTCATCCAGATGTGAGAAGAGTGAGACGTGAAGGGTCTTATATATATGAGGAATTTATGCCCACTGGAGGCACAGATGTAAAG GTGTACACAGTGGGTCCCGAATATGCTCATGCAGAGGCAAGGAAATCTCCAGTGGTTGATGGTGTAGTTATGAGAAACCCTGATGGTAAAGAA GTTAGATATCCTGTTCTGCTCACTCCTATTGAGAAAGAAATGGCTCGAGAGGTCTGCATCGCATTTAGGCAAGCT GTTTGTGGCTTCGATCTCTTGCGCTGTGAGGGGCGTTCCTATGTTTGTGATGTCAATGGATGGAGCTTCGTCAAGAACTCTTACAA ATATTATGATGATGCTGCATGTGTTCTGAGGAAAATGTTTCTCGATGCTAAAGCTCCACATCTTTCATCAACAATTCCTCCAGTTCTACCTTGGAAGGTTAGCGAACCAACTCAGCCCACTGATGGCCTAACACGTCAGGGAAGTGGGATAATCGGAACTTTTGGGCAGTCTGAAGAACTGCGTTGCGTGATTGCCATTGTTCGTCA TGGTGACAGAACTCCGAAACAGAAAGTGAAGTTGCGAGTTACTGAGGAAAAACTTTTGAATTTGATGTTGAAGTATAACGGGGGGAAACCTAGAGCAGAG ACAAAGCTCAAAACTGCTGTTCAACTGCAAGATCTTTTGGATGCGACACGAATTTTAGTTCCTCGTGTTAG ACCCGATCAAGAGAGTGATAGTGAAGCTGAAGACATCGAGCATGCTGAAAAGCTTCGGCTAGTGAAAGCCGTGCTTGAGGAG GGGGGGCATTTCTCTGGCATTTATCGCAAAGTCCAACTTAAGCCATTAAACTGGGTCAAAGTGGCGAAAGCAAATGGCGAAGGGGAAGAGGAAAGGCCTACTGAGGCCCTCATGATTCTCAAATACGGCGGTGTCCTTACGCATGCTGGTAGAAAGCAG GCTGAAGAACTAGGACGGTATTTCCGGAACAATATGTATCCAG GTGAAGGTACGGGCCTGCTTCGCCTCCACAGTACATATCGCCATGATTTAAAGATATACAGCTCAGACGAAGGCCGCGTGCAG ATGTCTGCAGCTGCTTTTGCTAAAGGTCTTCTAGACTTGGAAGGGCAATTGACACCGATCTTG GTTTCGCTTGTCAGTAAAGACTCTTCTATGTTGGACGGATTGGAAAATGCCAGTTCCGAGATGGTAGAAGCTAAG GCCAAACTAAACGAGATTATAACTTCTGAAAATACGACCGAGAGCACTGACCCGCCAGAAGAAAAGCCTTGGATGGTAGATGGGTGTGGAGTTCCTCCAAATGCGTCCCAACTTCTTCCCGAAATT GTGAAGTTAACAAAGAAGCTCACTGAGCAAGTAAGACTTCTAGCCAAGGATGAGAATGAGGAGCTCGCTGGGAAGACCTCTTACGATGTGATTCTTCCGTACGATCAAGCAAAGGCACTTGGCAAGACGAGTATGGATGTTGATCGAATCGCTGCTGGCTTACCTTGTGGCAGCGAGGGATTTCTTCTCATGCTTGCTCGGTGGAGAAAACTCGCGATGGATTTGTATAACGAACGCAGAGA GCGGTTTGACATTACACAAATACCAGATGTTTATGACTCGAGCAA ATACGATCTCTTGCACAATGGACATCTAAAATTAGAAGGCCTATACGAACTTTTCAAAGTGGCGCAG TTACTTGCAGATGGTGTTATTCCGAACGAGTATGGAATCAACCCAAAACAGAAATTGAAAATTGGATCCAAG ATTGCTCGTCGTTTGTTGGGGAAGATCTTGATCGATCTGCGAAACACGCGTGAAGAAGCGATCAGCATTGCCGAGTTGAAGAGCAGCCAAGATAGCAATGCAGAAGTCCCTAGCATTGTAAGAGAAGATTCAGATAGTCAAATAAAATCTCAAAGTAAAATCGAACTCGCGGCGAAAGGTAGTCTCAGCAGTGAGAAATCCATGGATCAAGATGATGACGACGACAAAGAACCCAAGTACCGATTGGACCCCAAAGTAAGTATTTGCATAGC GTATGCAAATGTAAGAACACCGGAACGACACGTGCGGACGCGCCTATATTTTACATCG GAATCCCATATCCATTCCTTGATGAACGTCCTTCGCTACTGCAACATGGACGAGTCTCTCCAAGGAGAACCGAGTCTCGTGTGTGACAGCACCTTGGAGCGCTTGTGTCGGACAAAGGAGCTTGACTACATGAGTTACATTGTGTTCAGGTTATTTGAGAACACAGAG GTGGCATTGGAAGATCCAAAAAGATTCCGCGTGGAAATGACCTTTAGCCGAGGTGCAGACTTATCCCCTTTGGAG CAAAATGATGACACGTCTTCGTGGCATCAAGAGCACACGTTGGCCATAAATGGCCCTGAGCGGCTGCAAGAAGTGGGATCATACTTGACATTCGAGAGGATGGAGAGGATGATCCGGCCCTTCGCAATGCCAGCAGAAGATTTCCCTCCTCCCACGATTCCTCAAGGATTCTCCGGCTACTTCTCCAAGAGCGCGGCTGTTTTGGAACGCCTCGTTAATCTTTGGCCCTTCAACAGGAACTCATCACACACCAACGGGAAGTAG